One Maribacter dokdonensis DSW-8 genomic region harbors:
- a CDS encoding IS110 family RNA-guided transposase, producing MNTQITATPKLFIGIDIHKRSWKVHCATDLSSGKTFSMPPDAELLNEYVAKHYTGYEVSTAYEAGCCGYRAHRCFVGYGWRSLVVNPADIFRRGKERHTKTDRIDAQLIARELKDGRLSGICVPDKCREQLRSLFRRRNDLVKDMRQIKSYIKMQLLYYGIRIPQEFDNDHWSHKFRDWLDELDFGYDTGNEVLRSRMRSFRFIDREFREVSTLLRRYTKKHFKKDYMLLRSIPGIGPIVASGILSELGDLRRFGNIKHLAGYVGLAPGIYQSGDTIRHTGVSMRAHRLIRSYFIEASWQAIRTDPVMQGYYRKHHGKNVKSVIVKVARKLLSRTLAVIKTETPYEIGVLE from the coding sequence ATGAACACTCAAATTACTGCTACACCTAAGTTATTCATTGGTATCGACATACACAAACGCAGTTGGAAGGTACACTGTGCGACGGATCTGTCATCCGGAAAGACTTTTAGCATGCCGCCCGATGCCGAACTGCTCAATGAATATGTAGCCAAGCATTATACAGGTTATGAAGTGTCCACCGCTTATGAGGCGGGCTGTTGCGGATACCGTGCACACCGGTGCTTTGTAGGTTATGGCTGGCGCAGCTTGGTGGTCAATCCGGCCGATATATTCAGGCGGGGCAAGGAGCGCCATACCAAGACGGACAGGATCGATGCCCAACTCATAGCACGGGAGCTCAAGGACGGCAGGTTGAGCGGTATTTGTGTGCCGGACAAGTGCAGGGAACAACTGCGGAGCCTTTTCCGTCGCAGGAACGATCTGGTCAAGGATATGCGCCAGATCAAGAGCTATATCAAGATGCAGTTGCTGTATTACGGTATAAGGATACCCCAAGAATTCGATAACGACCATTGGAGCCATAAGTTCAGGGATTGGCTCGATGAACTGGATTTCGGGTACGATACGGGCAATGAGGTCCTGCGTAGCCGTATGCGCAGTTTTCGGTTCATCGACCGGGAATTCCGGGAAGTTTCTACCTTATTGCGCCGGTATACCAAGAAACACTTTAAGAAAGATTATATGCTTTTACGGAGCATTCCCGGTATAGGTCCCATAGTGGCCAGTGGTATTTTGAGCGAATTGGGCGACCTGCGCCGTTTCGGTAATATCAAACATTTGGCCGGATATGTAGGTCTGGCACCGGGCATTTACCAAAGTGGCGATACCATCCGACATACGGGGGTGAGCATGCGTGCCCACCGGTTGATACGCAGTTATTTCATCGAGGCCTCTTGGCAGGCCATTCGAACGGATCCCGTGATGCAGGGCTATTACCGCAAGCATCACGGAAAAAATGTGAAGAGTGTCATCGTAAAGGTGGCCAGGAAACTACTGAGCAGGACATTGGCGGTGATAAAGACGGAGACCCCTTATGAGATAGGGGTATTGGAATAG
- a CDS encoding ribbon-helix-helix domain-containing protein, with protein MARQSISFTGPNDEWLKTQVDNQEYSSKSELVNDLIRQARNQQIEIDWIRVKLEKSEKSGFTNDSKEQILAQSKSKLNE; from the coding sequence ATGGCTAGACAGAGCATATCTTTCACAGGACCAAATGATGAATGGTTAAAGACACAAGTTGATAATCAAGAATACTCAAGTAAAAGCGAACTTGTTAATGACCTAATTCGTCAGGCTAGAAACCAACAAATTGAAATTGATTGGATTAGAGTTAAATTGGAAAAGTCTGAAAAAAGTGGATTTACCAATGATAGCAAAGAACAAATCTTAGCACAATCCAAGTCTAAACTTAATGAATAA
- a CDS encoding type II toxin-antitoxin system RelE/ParE family toxin: MNKYRLSNDAKDDLIRIRRYGIKKFGEQQADIYFETFFEYFDIIAKRPYSFESVEYIKKGYRRCVCGSDSIYFKINNDTVDIMAIVGKQDLKNIL; the protein is encoded by the coding sequence ATGAATAAATATAGATTAAGTAATGACGCAAAAGATGACCTGATACGCATTCGTCGCTACGGAATCAAAAAATTTGGGGAGCAACAAGCGGACATATATTTCGAAACGTTTTTCGAATACTTTGACATTATAGCAAAAAGACCTTATTCATTTGAATCTGTGGAATACATAAAAAAAGGGTATCGGAGATGTGTTTGCGGTTCGGATAGTATTTACTTCAAAATCAATAATGATACGGTGGATATAATGGCGATTGTCGGAAAACAGGATTTGAAAAATATACTCTAA
- a CDS encoding Crp/Fnr family transcriptional regulator yields MTTYHHNQLSKRLIQDAAKYGISENLIQKNISKGKLLSVKRNEILLNIGERNNYIYFIIEGGFISQYYNEDSSKYRTIAFYIDNYQPYMTEPESFFTKSISSCQLTAYKNSKLIAFHRDSINSLNNEYKAFNRYYNAKILQALIIEGQMKTKLISLSKKKLYHYLITEHNPVTRNVPSKYIAEFIGVTPQWLSKIKKGI; encoded by the coding sequence ATGACAACATATCACCACAATCAATTAAGTAAAAGACTAATACAAGATGCAGCTAAGTATGGCATATCCGAAAACTTAATTCAGAAAAACATATCTAAAGGAAAACTATTAAGCGTAAAAAGAAATGAGATACTTTTAAATATTGGAGAACGAAACAATTATATTTATTTTATTATTGAGGGTGGGTTTATAAGTCAATATTATAATGAGGATAGTTCAAAGTACAGAACCATTGCTTTTTATATTGATAATTATCAACCCTATATGACAGAGCCCGAAAGTTTTTTTACCAAATCTATTTCCAGTTGTCAGCTAACAGCGTATAAAAATTCAAAATTAATAGCTTTTCATCGTGACAGTATCAATAGTTTAAATAATGAGTACAAAGCTTTTAATAGATATTATAATGCCAAAATTTTACAAGCACTTATAATTGAAGGTCAAATGAAAACAAAACTCATAAGTCTTTCTAAAAAGAAGTTATATCACTATTTGATAACCGAACATAATCCGGTTACAAGAAATGTTCCTTCAAAGTATATAGCAGAATTTATTGGTGTAACTCCACAATGGTTAAGTAAGATTAAAAAAGGTATTTGA
- a CDS encoding carotenoid biosynthesis protein, translating to MKKMSSSAKFSYYLGWGLILLYFISNLIFVHDPRPATGILALAGCIFLVIHGIARYGWKGTGLFVIIAYTVSTFLEDLSIHTGFPFGNYHYDLSSAPFAVPFIDQVPVVVGPIYISVGYLSWTIGSIILNHADRHLDKKNNIFLLPMVSAFIMVQFDLVQDPSTSTYQGLWVWENGGGFVGVPLVNFLGWYFTCYLFMQLFTLVLAKNQKMIKTSGLVDKKSYWVQPIVLYLTIAFSYVTQYIYHIDNKTEIQDLAGNTWTVANLYETAVTVMVFTMLYSSVLAIVNLYKNGNSDLKAS from the coding sequence ATGAAAAAAATGAGTTCATCTGCAAAATTCAGCTATTATTTAGGTTGGGGATTAATACTACTATATTTTATTAGCAACCTTATTTTTGTTCATGACCCAAGGCCAGCAACAGGAATTCTTGCTCTGGCAGGGTGCATATTTCTCGTAATTCACGGCATAGCTAGATATGGTTGGAAAGGTACCGGACTATTCGTTATTATAGCTTATACCGTTAGTACATTTTTAGAAGATTTAAGCATACATACGGGCTTCCCTTTTGGAAATTATCATTATGATTTATCTAGTGCTCCTTTTGCAGTTCCTTTTATAGACCAAGTGCCTGTAGTTGTAGGTCCAATTTATATTTCTGTTGGCTATTTGTCTTGGACAATTGGCTCTATTATACTGAACCATGCCGATCGCCATTTAGATAAAAAAAATAATATTTTCTTATTACCAATGGTAAGCGCATTTATAATGGTTCAATTTGATTTGGTTCAAGACCCATCAACATCTACCTATCAAGGATTATGGGTTTGGGAAAATGGTGGTGGTTTTGTAGGTGTCCCTTTGGTCAATTTTCTTGGCTGGTATTTCACATGCTACCTTTTTATGCAACTATTTACACTAGTTCTTGCCAAAAATCAAAAAATGATTAAAACTTCAGGCTTGGTTGATAAGAAATCTTATTGGGTGCAACCAATAGTTCTATATTTAACCATTGCTTTTTCTTATGTTACCCAATACATTTATCACATAGACAACAAAACAGAAATACAGGATTTGGCAGGAAATACATGGACGGTAGCAAACCTTTATGAAACAGCTGTAACTGTCATGGTGTTTACAATGTTATACTCTTCTGTATTAGCAATTGTAAATTTATATAAGAATGGAAATAGTGACCTGAAAGCATCGTAA
- a CDS encoding sulfatase has translation MKYNYIKNLLTVISSLFILSSCSEPEKKVKKPNVLFISIDDLRPNLGVYGDSIAITPNIDKLAMLGTTFMDAYCQAAVCAPSRASLMTGIRPDSTRVWHLGDKFRDINPDAVTMPQYFSKFGYHTVNIGKIFHNYMPDSISWDEPDLRPKRYLQKDWIGRDGETFYISKEVNESQALKRDSLLKLKSVRYADGWNTGPAWEAADVHDTMYYDGAQTKLAKQTLSRLSKMDKPFYLGLGYFRPHLPFTAPKKYWDMYDPEKIPLANNPNIPNGAPLHSMNSMYELRHYDGFSHIGHPTTENNISIDTVRTLKQGYYASVTYVDALLGDLFSHLKELNIYDNTIIVLFGDHGWKLGDHNSWGKMTNYNIDLKVPLIVSYPGRKNPGAKTDAMVELVDIFPSLCELAGIDIPNYSQGKSFAPLTENPQLPWKTAAFSQFHRRPKVSADGNRYMGYSLNTKKYHYIEWYGWDPNTGTRGEYKNAELYDKEKDPFETLNLADMDNMNTIIPELSKQLEDGWQKALP, from the coding sequence ATGAAGTACAATTACATTAAAAACCTTCTTACGGTTATAAGTTCCTTATTCATTCTTTCAAGCTGCAGTGAGCCTGAAAAGAAAGTTAAAAAACCTAATGTACTATTTATTTCTATAGATGACCTTAGACCAAATTTAGGCGTATACGGTGACAGTATTGCCATAACCCCTAACATAGATAAATTAGCAATGTTAGGAACAACATTTATGGACGCTTATTGCCAAGCCGCTGTTTGTGCGCCATCTAGAGCTAGCTTAATGACTGGCATTAGACCGGATTCCACTAGAGTATGGCATCTTGGAGATAAGTTTCGCGATATAAACCCAGATGCTGTTACAATGCCCCAATATTTTTCCAAATTTGGCTATCATACCGTTAATATTGGTAAAATATTTCATAATTACATGCCCGATTCTATCTCTTGGGACGAGCCAGACCTTAGACCCAAACGTTATTTACAAAAAGATTGGATAGGTAGAGATGGTGAAACTTTTTACATCAGTAAAGAAGTAAACGAATCTCAAGCATTAAAAAGAGATTCGTTATTAAAATTAAAATCTGTTAGATATGCTGATGGGTGGAATACCGGTCCTGCATGGGAGGCAGCAGATGTTCACGACACCATGTATTACGACGGTGCCCAAACAAAATTGGCGAAGCAAACATTATCTCGTCTTTCAAAAATGGACAAACCGTTTTATCTTGGACTAGGTTATTTTCGCCCTCACCTACCCTTTACAGCTCCCAAGAAATATTGGGACATGTATGACCCCGAAAAAATACCATTGGCAAATAATCCTAATATACCCAATGGGGCTCCGCTACACAGCATGAATTCCATGTATGAATTAAGACATTATGATGGCTTTTCACATATAGGCCACCCAACTACCGAAAACAATATTAGTATTGATACCGTACGTACTTTAAAGCAAGGGTATTATGCAAGTGTAACTTATGTAGATGCATTGCTTGGAGATTTATTTTCTCATTTAAAAGAATTGAACATATACGATAATACTATTATCGTACTGTTTGGAGATCACGGTTGGAAATTGGGCGATCATAATAGTTGGGGAAAAATGACCAACTACAATATCGATTTAAAAGTTCCATTAATTGTGAGCTATCCGGGTCGAAAAAACCCAGGTGCAAAAACAGATGCCATGGTAGAATTGGTAGATATTTTTCCTTCATTATGTGAACTAGCAGGAATAGATATACCTAATTATTCGCAGGGAAAAAGCTTTGCCCCCTTAACGGAGAACCCCCAATTACCATGGAAAACTGCTGCATTTAGTCAATTTCATCGTAGACCTAAGGTTTCCGCCGATGGTAATCGATATATGGGTTATTCGCTAAACACAAAAAAATACCATTATATAGAATGGTATGGTTGGGACCCAAATACAGGAACTAGAGGAGAATACAAAAATGCAGAATTGTACGACAAAGAAAAAGACCCTTTTGAAACTCTGAATTTAGCTGATATGGATAATATGAATACTATTATACCAGAATTATCCAAACAGCTTGAAGATGGATGGCAAAAAGCATTGCCTTAA
- a CDS encoding FG-GAP repeat domain-containing protein, whose protein sequence is MNKLILLILLAAFQITTAQERGFFSRNDMNEQEPRLSFGTEKKRSASISLGDINNDQKLDAVIANGRHWPENNYIFYNYGKGFNTVGTLGTKGSTSYTAELVDLDNDNDLDIVEINDNAPHKIYLNNGKGDFEFYSEVAHISNARNISIGDLDNNGFTDFIITNRGQKNTICYNQGELQFTCTTLETEQNSTIDIAINDLNNDGLVDLVLANRDNIANEIFINMGNRKFKKQLDFGTGSFETRSVSVADINNDGYPDLITGNINSSNTIYFGDKNFSYKNTTSYGANKIDTYAVAVADFNKDGFVDIATANYLAPNIVYMNIDGKTFEEIKLTDMAARTYDITVGDINSDGWVDIAIANSDEFNLYYLNIFKDE, encoded by the coding sequence ATGAATAAACTTATATTATTAATACTACTTGCAGCATTTCAAATTACCACAGCTCAAGAAAGAGGATTTTTTTCTAGAAATGATATGAATGAACAAGAACCAAGATTAAGCTTTGGCACAGAAAAAAAAAGAAGTGCCTCAATTAGTCTAGGTGATATTAACAATGACCAAAAATTAGATGCTGTTATCGCCAATGGGCGTCACTGGCCCGAAAATAATTACATATTCTATAATTACGGCAAAGGGTTTAACACCGTAGGGACATTAGGAACAAAAGGTTCAACCAGCTATACTGCTGAATTGGTCGATTTAGATAATGATAATGACTTAGATATTGTAGAAATCAATGATAACGCACCACATAAAATTTATCTAAATAATGGAAAAGGAGATTTTGAATTTTATTCAGAAGTTGCTCATATTTCAAATGCCAGAAACATCTCAATCGGTGACCTAGACAATAATGGCTTTACAGATTTTATCATTACCAATAGAGGACAAAAAAATACAATATGCTATAACCAAGGGGAATTGCAATTTACGTGTACCACATTAGAAACCGAGCAAAACTCTACAATTGATATTGCTATAAACGATTTAAACAATGATGGATTAGTAGATTTAGTACTTGCCAATAGAGACAATATTGCCAATGAAATATTTATAAACATGGGCAATAGAAAGTTTAAAAAGCAGCTAGATTTTGGCACAGGAAGTTTTGAAACGCGTTCTGTTTCGGTAGCAGATATAAATAACGATGGCTACCCAGATTTAATAACCGGAAATATTAATAGTTCCAATACCATATATTTTGGTGATAAAAATTTCAGTTACAAAAACACCACTTCTTATGGTGCTAACAAAATAGACACATATGCCGTAGCCGTAGCAGACTTTAATAAAGATGGCTTTGTTGATATTGCAACAGCCAACTACCTTGCCCCTAATATTGTTTACATGAATATAGATGGAAAAACCTTTGAAGAAATTAAGCTAACAGACATGGCGGCCAGAACGTATGATATTACGGTAGGTGATATAAATTCTGACGGTTGGGTAGATATTGCCATTGCAAATTCAGATGAATTTAATTTATATTATTTAAACATTTTTAAAGACGAATAG
- a CDS encoding OsmC family protein, with translation MKSHKYEIKVEWTGNEGNGTLNYTSYNRNHEIKSVGKYDAIHGSSDPSFLGDKSKYNPEDLFLSSITACHMLWYLHLCSVHKIIVTAYEDNATGIMAEDNNGSGRFTEVTLNPTVRISDKNRIQEAKELHEEANKMCFIANSCNFEIKHKPNIISD, from the coding sequence ATGAAAAGTCACAAATACGAAATAAAAGTTGAGTGGACAGGTAACGAGGGAAACGGAACTTTAAACTATACCTCTTACAACCGTAATCACGAAATTAAATCCGTTGGTAAATATGATGCAATTCATGGGTCTTCTGATCCATCATTTTTGGGCGACAAATCAAAATATAACCCAGAAGATCTTTTTCTGTCTTCAATAACAGCATGTCATATGCTATGGTATTTACATTTATGTTCCGTACATAAAATTATAGTAACTGCATATGAGGATAATGCTACGGGTATAATGGCGGAAGATAATAACGGTAGCGGAAGGTTTACAGAAGTTACCCTTAACCCTACCGTTAGAATTTCGGATAAAAACAGAATTCAAGAAGCTAAAGAATTACATGAAGAAGCTAATAAAATGTGTTTTATTGCCAATTCTTGCAACTTTGAAATTAAACATAAACCTAATATTATTTCAGATTAA
- a CDS encoding TetR/AcrR family transcriptional regulator, which produces MRPQKVLDIEILTGLTKVFRSRGYEGASLKELSEATGLKKASLYHRFPNGKQEMADAVLQHLEDWVTNNVFNTLLDTNLEPSTRLKEGLSAIRTLYDGGKNICIFRALSMQAGIELFEEQINQGMTAYLSAFKEIGIALKLTPEAAEEKALQVLIEIQGSLIVTKGLGDISIFDKTLQNIEHKYLNP; this is translated from the coding sequence ATGAGACCACAAAAGGTATTGGACATAGAAATATTAACAGGGTTAACAAAAGTCTTTAGATCAAGAGGCTATGAAGGTGCTAGCTTAAAAGAATTATCAGAAGCTACCGGTCTTAAAAAAGCTAGTTTATATCATAGGTTTCCTAACGGCAAGCAAGAAATGGCAGATGCTGTATTGCAACACTTAGAAGATTGGGTTACCAACAATGTTTTTAATACACTATTGGACACCAACCTTGAACCATCTACTAGATTAAAAGAAGGCTTATCCGCAATTAGAACTTTATATGATGGTGGTAAAAACATCTGCATTTTTCGTGCACTTTCTATGCAAGCCGGCATTGAACTATTTGAAGAGCAGATCAACCAAGGAATGACCGCATACCTTTCTGCCTTTAAAGAAATAGGCATTGCCTTAAAATTAACTCCAGAAGCAGCAGAAGAAAAGGCCTTGCAAGTATTGATAGAAATACAAGGAAGCTTAATTGTAACCAAGGGCTTAGGAGATATCAGCATTTTTGACAAAACCCTACAGAACATTGAACACAAGTATTTAAACCCATAA
- a CDS encoding nuclear transport factor 2 family protein — MKKYPLPPFTEETAKQKVQLAEDAWNSKDPIKVSMAYTVDTEWRNRSQFINGRNEVQQFLEHKWTNEQNYKLKKELWSYHGNRIAVRFEYEYQNQEGQWYRAYGNENWEFDENGLMQKRYASINDLTIKENERTL; from the coding sequence ATGAAAAAGTACCCATTACCCCCTTTTACAGAAGAAACAGCAAAACAAAAAGTACAATTGGCAGAGGATGCCTGGAACAGCAAAGACCCTATAAAGGTTTCCATGGCTTATACCGTTGACACCGAGTGGCGCAATAGAAGCCAGTTCATTAATGGTAGAAATGAAGTGCAACAATTTTTAGAACACAAATGGACCAATGAACAAAACTACAAGCTAAAAAAAGAGCTATGGAGCTATCATGGTAACCGAATAGCCGTAAGATTTGAATATGAATATCAAAATCAAGAAGGACAATGGTATCGTGCTTACGGTAATGAAAACTGGGAATTTGACGAAAATGGATTAATGCAAAAAAGATATGCAAGTATTAATGATTTAACAATTAAAGAAAACGAAAGAACATTATAA
- a CDS encoding alpha/beta fold hydrolase, whose product MNTIQYKKENVKGVNIAYREAGDPSNPTIVLLHGFPSSSHQYRKVLNQLSNEFHLIAPDYPGFGNSDFPSQNDYQYTFDHIAETINSFLESKAIDKYAIMIQDYGAPIGFRIATAHPDRITAIVNQNGNAYEEGLGQAWKTTKEFWSNRNKETEKALLPSFSLEGLEWQYTHGTRNPENVNPDTWHLDFLRLSRPNAHAVNLDLFYDYQNNVKLYPKWQQYLRDNQPPLLIVWGKNDAFFPESGAQAFKKDVKNIDYNIYDTGHFALEEDGNDIIEKMRSFLNKNVR is encoded by the coding sequence ATGAACACAATACAGTATAAAAAAGAAAATGTAAAGGGAGTAAACATTGCCTATAGAGAGGCTGGTGATCCAAGTAACCCCACTATTGTATTATTACATGGTTTTCCTTCTTCATCGCACCAATACAGAAAAGTCTTAAATCAACTTTCTAATGAGTTTCATTTAATAGCACCGGATTATCCTGGTTTTGGAAACAGTGATTTTCCTTCTCAGAATGATTATCAATATACATTTGACCATATAGCTGAAACAATCAATTCTTTTTTAGAATCTAAAGCTATAGATAAATATGCTATTATGATTCAAGACTATGGTGCCCCAATTGGATTTAGAATAGCAACCGCACATCCGGATAGAATAACTGCAATAGTCAATCAAAACGGAAATGCCTACGAAGAAGGTCTAGGACAAGCCTGGAAAACTACTAAGGAATTTTGGTCCAATAGAAATAAGGAAACCGAAAAGGCCTTATTACCATCTTTTTCTTTGGAAGGGTTAGAATGGCAGTACACGCACGGCACTAGAAACCCAGAAAACGTGAATCCGGACACCTGGCATTTAGATTTCTTAAGACTGTCTAGACCAAATGCACATGCCGTAAACCTAGATCTGTTTTATGATTATCAAAATAATGTAAAACTATACCCTAAATGGCAACAGTATTTACGCGATAACCAACCTCCACTATTGATCGTATGGGGTAAAAATGATGCTTTCTTTCCTGAAAGTGGTGCCCAAGCCTTTAAAAAAGATGTAAAAAATATAGACTACAACATTTATGATACCGGACACTTTGCACTGGAAGAAGACGGCAATGACATCATAGAGAAAATGAGGTCATTCTTAAATAAAAACGTACGATAA
- a CDS encoding short chain dehydrogenase gives MKILIIGGNGTIGKTVVSHFKNDNEVIIAGRTTGDVTVDIADSRSISSMFEKTGKLDAIICIAGEAKWDNFNNLTEEDYYIGLRSKLMGQVNLVRIGQHYLNKKGSITLTTGILADDPVVKTTSAAMVNGGIHSFVQAVALELENEIRVNVVSSGMVENAYEKYKDYFPGHNPIPMPKVVNGYVRSVKGRGNGEVIRLYD, from the coding sequence ATGAAAATTTTAATAATAGGAGGCAACGGAACCATTGGTAAAACCGTAGTTTCTCACTTTAAAAATGATAATGAAGTTATTATTGCTGGCCGTACAACCGGTGATGTCACAGTAGATATTGCAGACAGCAGGTCTATTTCATCCATGTTTGAAAAAACAGGAAAATTAGATGCCATCATCTGTATTGCTGGAGAGGCAAAATGGGACAATTTCAACAACCTAACGGAAGAAGATTATTATATAGGTTTAAGAAGCAAACTAATGGGGCAAGTAAATTTGGTTCGCATAGGACAACATTATTTAAACAAAAAAGGCTCCATCACGTTAACTACCGGTATTTTAGCCGATGATCCCGTAGTAAAAACCACTAGTGCAGCTATGGTAAACGGTGGTATTCATAGCTTTGTACAAGCGGTTGCCCTGGAATTGGAAAATGAGATTAGAGTAAATGTGGTATCGTCTGGTATGGTAGAAAATGCCTATGAGAAGTATAAAGACTATTTTCCGGGGCACAACCCCATTCCTATGCCTAAAGTAGTAAATGGTTATGTACGTAGTGTAAAAGGAAGAGGAAACGGAGAAGTTATACGTTTGTATGATTAA
- a CDS encoding GNAT family N-acetyltransferase, with product MKNKIDFIQKWEYPQVVEVWEASVRATHHFLNEEDIQYFKPLILNTYLDAVNLRAYRNHEKEIIAFLGVDQSNLEMLFVHPDYRGQGIGALLLQYAIKNLKIDKVDVNEQNEQAVGFYEYYQFKTQSRSELDATGKPYPILHMQLEKFGT from the coding sequence GTGAAGAATAAAATTGATTTTATCCAAAAGTGGGAATACCCACAAGTTGTAGAGGTTTGGGAAGCTTCCGTCAGAGCTACACATCATTTTTTAAATGAAGAGGATATCCAGTATTTTAAACCTTTGATCTTAAACACCTATTTAGATGCCGTAAACCTTCGTGCCTATAGAAACCATGAAAAGGAAATCATTGCTTTTCTAGGTGTTGACCAAAGTAATCTTGAAATGTTGTTCGTACATCCAGATTATAGAGGCCAAGGTATTGGGGCATTGTTATTACAATATGCCATTAAAAACTTGAAAATAGACAAAGTAGATGTAAATGAACAGAATGAACAAGCTGTAGGTTTTTACGAATATTATCAATTTAAAACACAAAGCAGGTCAGAGTTAGATGCTACCGGTAAACCCTACCCTATTTTACATATGCAGTTAGAAAAATTTGGTACATAA
- a CDS encoding HipA family kinase has protein sequence MNTIDIRTVDVVQYLQPLREGGSMPAIVKANDDFLYVLKFRGSGQGKKSLIAEFIGGELARAIGLKVPELVFMNLEDSFRQTEPDEEIQDLLKFSVGLNLGLHFLSGAITFDPLISKADTLTASKVVVLDSLISNIDRTAKNANLLFWHNELWVIDNGASFYFHHNWETWENHLSRTFPFIKDHVLLQQATALSEAAAEIKKYITLEKVTEIVLNIPEDWLSSESDVLNADEKRAAYIQFINTKLSMIDVLVKEAEDAR, from the coding sequence ATGAATACAATTGATATTAGGACAGTAGATGTTGTTCAATATTTGCAACCCTTACGGGAAGGAGGCTCTATGCCGGCCATTGTAAAAGCAAATGATGATTTTTTATATGTACTGAAATTTAGAGGGTCAGGCCAAGGAAAAAAATCGCTCATTGCAGAATTTATTGGCGGAGAATTGGCACGTGCCATAGGTTTAAAAGTACCTGAACTGGTATTTATGAATTTAGAGGACTCCTTTAGACAAACAGAGCCGGATGAAGAAATTCAAGATTTATTAAAGTTTAGTGTTGGGTTAAATCTTGGGTTGCATTTTTTATCCGGCGCCATTACTTTTGATCCATTAATTTCTAAGGCAGATACATTAACAGCATCTAAGGTAGTAGTATTGGATAGCTTGATCAGCAATATAGATCGAACGGCAAAAAATGCAAATCTCTTATTTTGGCACAATGAGTTATGGGTCATAGACAATGGTGCCAGTTTCTATTTTCATCATAATTGGGAAACCTGGGAAAACCATTTATCAAGAACCTTCCCGTTCATAAAAGATCATGTACTATTACAACAGGCCACTGCCCTCTCTGAAGCAGCAGCAGAAATTAAAAAGTACATTACCTTAGAAAAAGTAACTGAAATAGTTTTAAATATACCAGAAGATTGGCTATCAAGCGAGTCTGACGTTTTGAATGCGGATGAAAAAAGAGCTGCCTATATACAATTTATAAACACTAAACTATCAATGATAGATGTATTAGTAAAAGAAGCCGAAGATGCAAGATAG
- a CDS encoding DUF3037 domain-containing protein: MQDRHTFKFAIVRIVPKVEREEFFNVGVILFCKRTKFLDIKYHIDEKKLKAFSPEIEYEILNEYLKAWKLICEGKEAGGPIGKLNLPDRFGWLTACRSTVIQSSTTRSGLSIDPEKELEDIFNTYVL, translated from the coding sequence ATGCAAGATAGACATACATTTAAGTTTGCCATAGTTAGAATAGTGCCCAAGGTAGAACGAGAAGAGTTCTTTAATGTAGGTGTGATTTTATTCTGTAAACGAACAAAATTTTTAGATATTAAATATCATATCGACGAGAAAAAATTAAAAGCTTTTTCTCCAGAAATAGAATACGAGATATTAAACGAATATTTAAAGGCATGGAAGCTGATATGTGAGGGTAAAGAAGCAGGCGGACCCATAGGTAAATTAAACCTACCAGATCGATTTGGATGGTTAACAGCTTGCAGAAGCACCGTTATACAAAGCTCTACCACGCGATCAGGACTAAGTATAGATCCTGAAAAAGAACTTGAAGATATTTTTAATACCTATGTTCTTTAA